Proteins found in one Panicum hallii strain FIL2 chromosome 4, PHallii_v3.1, whole genome shotgun sequence genomic segment:
- the LOC112890004 gene encoding aluminum-activated malate transporter 12-like isoform X1 produces the protein MRCATTTAFARRGNARTRNESGCTARRRPCLTSNRGSKRRRRHRCGAERGGRPQRRASSHQGCLLYYLGEHLWKLGSLDHYKARFHIKEEPYVQGEASLCFTALGATFFFTGIFIFTELQAMVMACALNSISKKSTLLMLTAPVKTIGRIPASWGRHAWSIGREDPRRAVHALKAGTALTLVSLLYILEPFFKGIGKNAMWAVMTVVVVLEFTAGATICKGLNRGLGTVLAGSLALLIELVAAGTGKVFRAFIVGASVFIIGFAATYVRFFPTIKKSYDYGVLIFLLTFNLITVSSYRQNDVLPLTRDRLSTIAIGCAICLFMSLLVLPNWSGEDLHNSTVNKFEGLATSIEVCVNEYFRDQDKDDKVLDKQEARASIQIGYRAVLDSKSNDETLAHYASWEPRHSMHCYSYPWQKYVKLGSVLRHFAYTVAALHGCLESEIQTPPSVRLLFRDPCTRVAREVVKVLQELAVSIRRHQRCAPDVLSDHLHEALQDLNSAIRSQPRLFLGSKRACAANKHMLMELNSGSHTAPRATLHSFKTDATALSERKNTGAEQPPERNERGMLRPTLSKIAITSLEFSQALPFAAFASLLVEMVVRLELVIEEVKNLERAANFREFTGHDHLIIDLSSKEKTRNSNAAALNPVSAAAE, from the exons ATGCGTTGCGCGACCACGACTGCGTTTGCACGGCGAGGCAATGCGAGGACGAGGAACGAATCTGGTTGCACGGCGCGACGGCGGCCTTGTTTGACATCTAATCGCGGCAGCAAGCGGCGCAGGCGCCACCGGTGCGGGGCGGAGCGCGGAGGCCGGCCGCAGCGCCGAGCTTCGTCACACCAAG GTTGCTTGTTGTATTACCTGGGTGAGCACCTTTGGAAGTTGGGATCTCTAGATCACTACAAG GCCAGATTTCATATAAAAGAAGAACCCTATGTACAGGGAGAGGCATCACTTTGTTTCACAGCCTTAGGTGCCACATTTTTTTTCACTGGCATCTTCATCTTCACTGAGCTTCAGGCCATGGTAATGGCTTGTGCTCTGAATTCCATCAGCAAGAAAAGCACTTTGCTGATGCTTACTGCACCAGTGAAGACAATAGGCAGGATTCCAGCTTCTTGGGGGAGACATGCATGGAGTATTGGGAGAGAAGATCCAAGGAGAGCTGTTCATGCTCTCAAGGCTGGGACAGCTCTCACGCTGGTCTCGCTCTTGTACATACTCGAACCTTTCTTCAAAGGAATCGGGAAGAATGCAATGTGGGCAGTCATGACCGTAGTTGTCGTGCTTGAATTCACTGCAG GAGCAACCATATGCAAAGGGCTGAATAGAGGGTTGGGAACAGTGTTGGCAGGCTCTCTTGCACTTCTCATTGAGCTTGTTGCTGCTGGAACCGGGAAGGTTTTCCGTGCTTTCATCGTGGGAGCTTCGGTGTTTATAATAG gattcgctgCCACATATGTTAGATTCTTCCCAACAATCAAGAAGAGCTATGATTACGGTGTGCTGATTTTTCTCTTAACCTTTAATCTGATAACGGTGTCAAGCTACCGCCAAAACGATGTGCTCCCATTAACGAGAGATCGCTTAAGTACTATTGCCATTGGCTGCGCAATATGTCTATTCATGAGTCTCTTGGTTTTGCCAAACTGGTCTGGGGAAGACCTCCACAATAGCACAGTTAACAAATTTGAAGGACTGGCAACATCAATTGAAG TTTGTGTGAATGAGTATTTCCGGGACCAGGATAAAGACGATAAAGTTCTTGATAAGCAGGAAGCAAGAGCTTCAATTCAAATCGGCTACAGAGCAGTCTTGGACTCAAAATCCAATGATGAGACCCTA GCACACTATGCAAGCTGGGAGCCAAGACACTCAATGCACTGTTACAGTTACCCATGGCAAAAGTATGTGAAGCTCGGATCTGTGCTTAGGCACTTTGCATACACAGTTGCTGCACTTCATGGATGTTTGGAATCTGAGATACAG ACTCCTCCATCCGTGAGATTACTGTTCCGAGATCCATGCACAAGAGTTGCTCGAGAAGTCGTCAAGGTTCTGCAGGAGCTTGCGGTGAGCATCAGGCGTCACCAGCGTTGTGCCCCTGACGTGCTCTCCGATCATCTCCACGAAGCGCTGCAGGATCTGAACTCGGCAATCAGATCGCAGCCGCGGCTCTTCCTTGGCTCCAAACGCGCGTGTGCCGCCAATAAGCATATGCTCATGGAACTGAACTCTGGAAGTCACACGGCGCCGAGAGCTACCCTTCATTCATTCAAGACTGATGCGACAGCACTGTCAGAAAGGAAGAACACGGGAGCAGAACAGCCGCCGGAGCGCAACGAGAGGGGCATGTTGCGGCCGACGCTGAGCAAGATCGCCATCACGAGCCTCGAGTTCTCCCAGGCGCTCCCGTTTGCCGCCTTCGCGTCGCTGCTGGTGGAGATGGTGGTGCGGCTGGAGCTGGTGATCGAGGAAGTGAAGAACCTGGAGCGGGCTGCAAATTTCAGAGAGTTCACTGGGCATGATCACCTGATCATTGATCTCAGTAGCAAGGAGAAGACGAGGAACAGTAATGCCGCAGCACTGAACCCAGTTTCTGCTGCAGCTGAGTGA
- the LOC112890004 gene encoding aluminum-activated malate transporter 12-like isoform X2, which produces MVMACALNSISKKSTLLMLTAPVKTIGRIPASWGRHAWSIGREDPRRAVHALKAGTALTLVSLLYILEPFFKGIGKNAMWAVMTVVVVLEFTAGATICKGLNRGLGTVLAGSLALLIELVAAGTGKVFRAFIVGASVFIIGFAATYVRFFPTIKKSYDYGVLIFLLTFNLITVSSYRQNDVLPLTRDRLSTIAIGCAICLFMSLLVLPNWSGEDLHNSTVNKFEGLATSIEVCVNEYFRDQDKDDKVLDKQEARASIQIGYRAVLDSKSNDETLAHYASWEPRHSMHCYSYPWQKYVKLGSVLRHFAYTVAALHGCLESEIQTPPSVRLLFRDPCTRVAREVVKVLQELAVSIRRHQRCAPDVLSDHLHEALQDLNSAIRSQPRLFLGSKRACAANKHMLMELNSGSHTAPRATLHSFKTDATALSERKNTGAEQPPERNERGMLRPTLSKIAITSLEFSQALPFAAFASLLVEMVVRLELVIEEVKNLERAANFREFTGHDHLIIDLSSKEKTRNSNAAALNPVSAAAE; this is translated from the exons ATGGTAATGGCTTGTGCTCTGAATTCCATCAGCAAGAAAAGCACTTTGCTGATGCTTACTGCACCAGTGAAGACAATAGGCAGGATTCCAGCTTCTTGGGGGAGACATGCATGGAGTATTGGGAGAGAAGATCCAAGGAGAGCTGTTCATGCTCTCAAGGCTGGGACAGCTCTCACGCTGGTCTCGCTCTTGTACATACTCGAACCTTTCTTCAAAGGAATCGGGAAGAATGCAATGTGGGCAGTCATGACCGTAGTTGTCGTGCTTGAATTCACTGCAG GAGCAACCATATGCAAAGGGCTGAATAGAGGGTTGGGAACAGTGTTGGCAGGCTCTCTTGCACTTCTCATTGAGCTTGTTGCTGCTGGAACCGGGAAGGTTTTCCGTGCTTTCATCGTGGGAGCTTCGGTGTTTATAATAG gattcgctgCCACATATGTTAGATTCTTCCCAACAATCAAGAAGAGCTATGATTACGGTGTGCTGATTTTTCTCTTAACCTTTAATCTGATAACGGTGTCAAGCTACCGCCAAAACGATGTGCTCCCATTAACGAGAGATCGCTTAAGTACTATTGCCATTGGCTGCGCAATATGTCTATTCATGAGTCTCTTGGTTTTGCCAAACTGGTCTGGGGAAGACCTCCACAATAGCACAGTTAACAAATTTGAAGGACTGGCAACATCAATTGAAG TTTGTGTGAATGAGTATTTCCGGGACCAGGATAAAGACGATAAAGTTCTTGATAAGCAGGAAGCAAGAGCTTCAATTCAAATCGGCTACAGAGCAGTCTTGGACTCAAAATCCAATGATGAGACCCTA GCACACTATGCAAGCTGGGAGCCAAGACACTCAATGCACTGTTACAGTTACCCATGGCAAAAGTATGTGAAGCTCGGATCTGTGCTTAGGCACTTTGCATACACAGTTGCTGCACTTCATGGATGTTTGGAATCTGAGATACAG ACTCCTCCATCCGTGAGATTACTGTTCCGAGATCCATGCACAAGAGTTGCTCGAGAAGTCGTCAAGGTTCTGCAGGAGCTTGCGGTGAGCATCAGGCGTCACCAGCGTTGTGCCCCTGACGTGCTCTCCGATCATCTCCACGAAGCGCTGCAGGATCTGAACTCGGCAATCAGATCGCAGCCGCGGCTCTTCCTTGGCTCCAAACGCGCGTGTGCCGCCAATAAGCATATGCTCATGGAACTGAACTCTGGAAGTCACACGGCGCCGAGAGCTACCCTTCATTCATTCAAGACTGATGCGACAGCACTGTCAGAAAGGAAGAACACGGGAGCAGAACAGCCGCCGGAGCGCAACGAGAGGGGCATGTTGCGGCCGACGCTGAGCAAGATCGCCATCACGAGCCTCGAGTTCTCCCAGGCGCTCCCGTTTGCCGCCTTCGCGTCGCTGCTGGTGGAGATGGTGGTGCGGCTGGAGCTGGTGATCGAGGAAGTGAAGAACCTGGAGCGGGCTGCAAATTTCAGAGAGTTCACTGGGCATGATCACCTGATCATTGATCTCAGTAGCAAGGAGAAGACGAGGAACAGTAATGCCGCAGCACTGAACCCAGTTTCTGCTGCAGCTGAGTGA
- the LOC112889601 gene encoding cation-transporting ATPase HMA5, with product MAHVQLSAVAGGRPAAAGGRGDDMEDVALLDSYDEEMGMPPPPGGAAAEEEAAAEAHVRVTGMTCSACTSAVEAAVSARRGVRRVAVSLLQNRAHVVFDPALAKVEDIIEAIEDAGFEAEIIPDSAVSQPKSQKTLSAQFRIGGMTCANCVNSVEGILKNLPGVKGAVVALATSLGEVEYVPSAISKDEIVQAIEDAGFEAAFLQSSEQDKILLGLIGLHTERDVEVLHDILKKMDGLRQFDVNTVLSEVEIVFDPEAVGLRSIVDTIEMGSNGWLKAHVQNPYTRGASNDAQEASKMLNLLRSSLFLSIPVFFIRMVCPSIPFLSTLLSMHCGPFLMGDLLKWILVSIVQFVVGKRFYVAAYRALRHGSTNMDVLVVLGTTASYVYSVCALLYGAFTGFRPPVYFETSAMIITFVLFGKYLEVLAKGKTSDAIKKLVELVPSTALLVLKDKEGKHVGEREIDALLVQPGDVLKVLPGSKVPADGVVVWGTSHVNESMITGESAPVPKEVSSVVIGGTINLHGILHIQATKVGSGTVLSQIISLVETAQMSKAPIQKFADYVASIFVPIVITLSIVTFSVWFLCGWLGAYPNSWVAENSNCFVFSLMFAISVVVIACPCALGLATPTAVMVATGIGANHGVLVKGGDALERAQNVNYVVFDKTGTLTQGKAVVTTAKVFSGMDLGDFLTLVASAEASSEHPLARAVLDYAFHFHFFGKLPSSKDGIEQRKDEVLSQWLLEAEDFSAVPGKGVQCSIKGKHVLVGNRTLITENGVTIPPEAESFLVDLESNAKTGILVAYDGDFVGLMGITDPLKREAAVVVEGLKKLGVHPVMLTGDNWRTAQAVAKEVGIEDVRAEVMPAGKADVVRSLQKDGSIVAMVGDGINDSPALAAADVGMAIGGGTDIAIEAADYVLVRNNLEDVITAIDLSRKTFSRIRWNYFFAMAYNVVAIPVAAGALFPFTGLQMPPWLAGACMAFSSVSVVCSSLLLRRYRKPRLTTVLQITVE from the exons ATGGCCCACGTGCAGCTCTCggccgtcgccggcggccggccggcggcggcgggcgggcgcggcgacGACATGGAGGACGTCGCGCTGCTGGACTCCTACGACGAGGAGATGGGGATGCCCCCGCCACCGGGCGGAGcggccgcggaggaggaggccgcggcggaggcgcaCGTGCGCGTCACGGGCATGACGTGCTCCGCCTGCACAAGCGCCGTCGAGGCGGCCGTCTCCGCGCGCCGGGGCGTGCGGCGCGTCGCCGTGTCGCTGCTCCAGAACCGCGCCCACGTCGTGTTCGACCCCGCGCTCGCCAAG GTAGAGGATATAATTGAAGCTATAGAAGATGCCGGATTTGAAGCAGAAATTATCCCTGATTCTGCTGTCTCTCAGCCTAAATCACAGAAGACTTTATCAGCGCAGTTCAGGATAGGTGGAATGACATGTGCTAATTGTGTGAACTCGGTTGAGGGTATCTTAAAAAACTTACCTGGTGTTAAAGGAGCAGTTGTTGCCTTGGCAACCTCATTGGGGGAAGTTGAGTATGTTCCTTCTGCCATTAGCAAGGATGAAATTGTTCAGGCCATTGAGGATGCCGGTTTTGAAGCAGCATTCCTGCAGAGTAGCGAGCAAGATAAGATTTTGCTGGGACTGATTGGCTTGCACACAGAGAGGGATGTAGAAGTATTACATGATATTCTTAAGAAAATGGATGGTTTGCGACAGTTTGATGTAAATACTGTCCTCTCAGAAGTTGAGATTGTATTTGATCCAGAAGCTGTTGGTCTGAGATCAATTGTAGATACAATTGAGATGGGAAGCAACGGGTGGTTGAAAGCACATGTTCAGAATCCATACACTCGAGGGGCTTCAAATGATGCACAGGAGGCCTCCAAAATGCTAAATCTTCTCCGCTCTAGCTTGTTCCTTAGT ATTCCTGTATTTTTCATACGTATGGTTTGCCCCAGTATACCTTTCCTTAGTACATTACTAAGCATGCATTGCGGACCGTTTCTTATGGGGGATTTGCTAAAGTGGATATTGGTAAGCATTGTACAGTTTGTTGTTGGGAAACGGTTCTATGTTGCGGCTTATAGGGCGTTGAGGCATGGCTCGACAAACATGGATGTGCTAGTGGTTCTTGGCACCACTGCATCATACGTATACTCTGTTTGTGCACTACTCTACGGAGCATTTACTGGATTTCGGCCTCCCGTATATTTTGAAACAAGTGCAATGATAATTACATTCGTGTTGTTTGGGAAGTATCTTGAGGTGCTTGCAAAAGGGAAGACATCAGATGCTATTAAGAAGCTTGTAGAACTGGTCCCTTCTACTGCTCTTTTGGTTCTGAAGGACAAAG AAGGAAAGCATGTTGGGGAGAGGGAGATTGATGCACTGTTGGTCCAACCTGGTGATGTCTTAAAAGTGCTTCCTGGATCAAAGGTTCCGGCTGATGGTGTTGTCGTTTGGGGAACAAGTCATGTGAATGAAAGTATGATAACTGGTGAATCAGCGCCCGTCCCTAAAGAAGTATCTAGTGTGGTAATTGGGGGGACAATAAACTTACATGGCATCCTTCATATACAAGCAACAAAAGTGGGATCTGGGACAGTTTTGAGTCAGATAATCTCTCTGGTTGAAACTGCTCAGATGTCCAAAGCACCTATTCAGAAATTTGCCGATTAT GTGGCTAGCATTTTTGTTCCAATTGTCATCACATTGTCTATAGTAACATTTTCTGTGTG GTTCTTGTGTGGATGGTTGGGTGCATATCCAAATTCATGGGTTGCTGAAAATAGCAATTGCTTTGTTTTCTCTCTCATGTTTGCCATATCTGTTGTGGTGATTGCTTGTCCTTGTGCTCTTGGTTTGGCAACACCAACTGCTGTGATGGTGGCAACTGGAATTGGGGCTAATCATGGAGTTCTTGTAAAAGGTGGAGATGCGTTGGAGAGGGCTCAAAATGTAAATTATGTGGTGTTTGATAAAACAGGGACACTAACACAAGGAAAGGCTGTTGTAACAACTGCAAAGGTTTTCTCAGGAATGGACCTAGGAGATTTCCTCACACTGGTTGCATCCGCAGAG GCAAGCAGTGAGCATCCTCTTGCCAGAGCTGTTTTGGACTATGCATTTCATTTCCATTTCTTTGGCAAGCTTCCTTCATCAAAAGATGGCATTGAGCAACGAAAAGATGAGGTACTGTCTCAGTGGCTGCTTGAGGCTGAAGACTTCTCTGCAGTACCTGGCAAAGGAGTTCAATGCTCAATCAAAGGGAAACATGTTTTG GTCGGAAACCGTACTTTGATTACTGAAAATGGCGTAACCATTCCCCCAGAAGCCGAAAGTTTCTTGGTAGACCTAGAATCGAATGCAAAAACAGGCATTCTTGTGGCATATGATGGCGATTTTGTGGGGCTGATGGGTATTACTGACCCACTGAAAAGGGAGGCTGCTGTTGTAGTGGAAGGACTAAAAAAGTTGGGTGTCCATCCAGTGATGCTCACAGGGGATAACTGGAGAACCGCCCAAGCAGTTGCAAAAGAG GTTGGTATCGAGGACGTGAGAGCAGAGGTCATGCCAGCCGGAAAAGCCGACGTCGTTCGCTCCCTCCAAAAGGACGGGAGCATCGTCGCCATGGTTGGGGACGGCATCAACGACTCCCCGGCCCTGGCAGCGGCCGACGTCGGGATGGCCATCGGCGGGGGCACGGACATCGCCATCGAGGCGGCGGACTATGTGCTGGTGCGGAACAACCTGGAGGACGTGATCACCGCGATCGACCTCTCCCGGAAGACGTTCAGCCGGATCCGGTGGAACTACTTCTTCGCGATGGCCTACAACGTGGTCGCCATCCCGGTCGCCGCGGGCGCGCTGTTCCCGTTCACCGGGCTCCAGATGCCGCCGTGGCTGGCCGGCGCCTGCATGGCCTTCTCGTCCGTGAGCGTGGTGTGCTCGTCGCTGCTGCTGAGGAGGTACAGGAAACCCAGGCTGACCACCGTGCTGCAGATAACTGTAGAGTGA